The following proteins are co-located in the Flectobacillus major DSM 103 genome:
- a CDS encoding LytR/AlgR family response regulator transcription factor gives MKIATDEIIMLEGDKNYTRFSFRCQRGYMSSHTLKYFETQLLEKGFVRIHRSYLVNNLYIQSTNLDDMSVSLTNGLKLTLARRRKKAIK, from the coding sequence ATGAAAATAGCTACTGATGAGATTATTATGTTGGAGGGAGATAAAAACTATACTCGTTTTAGCTTTCGTTGTCAAAGAGGATACATGAGTTCTCATACGTTGAAGTACTTTGAAACTCAGCTTTTAGAGAAAGGTTTTGTGAGAATTCACCGCTCTTATCTCGTCAACAATTTATACATTCAATCCACTAATTTGGATGATATGAGTGTGAGTTTGACCAATGGCCTGAAATTGACATTAGCACGAAGACGTAAAAAAGCTATTAAGTAG
- a CDS encoding tyrosine-type recombinase/integrase — translation MMTYSFLLKNIQNSIGVVYVSINLDDKEHLLKTPLRISNEMWDSQRQSPKNIYLKFSKKLNVCLNRLRVAFAIYVKECQVGKKKTSIVTLTRIIKKCTAHESYHYPNNSLLFYIDNYLQSRRHLLNESTYRRYLVFIRFLERYEGYICKNLFIEDINSAFVKDFLDFGRKELYSDSTLFRTIYFVRTILNYLEKRGIRTYVYELELPKEKKVQKLVTLSEDELIRIKRMIVPENLKAARDWLIISCYTGQRISDFMTFNSDMFELIEDIQCIAFVQQKTSKNVLLPLHPAIQTIITKYEGRFPPKISFNTYNKKIKEIVKLAGIIKLVKARKRKGFRVCESYIPKWEVVSSHIGRRSFASNFYGKIPTALLMETTGHSSEQMFHHYVNQVDYERTKFLSSYFDEAYKRKFLVT, via the coding sequence ATGATGACTTATTCCTTCCTTCTTAAAAACATTCAAAACTCTATTGGAGTTGTTTACGTATCAATTAATCTTGACGATAAAGAGCATCTTTTAAAAACTCCTTTACGTATTTCAAATGAAATGTGGGATAGCCAAAGGCAATCTCCCAAAAATATTTATTTAAAATTCAGTAAGAAGTTAAATGTATGCTTAAACCGCTTGCGTGTAGCATTTGCGATTTATGTAAAAGAGTGCCAAGTTGGCAAAAAGAAAACGTCGATTGTAACGCTAACTCGGATTATAAAGAAATGTACAGCCCATGAAAGTTATCATTATCCCAATAATAGCTTGTTGTTTTACATTGATAATTATTTACAATCTCGACGACACCTGCTCAATGAGTCTACTTACAGACGATACCTTGTATTTATTCGATTCTTAGAAAGGTATGAAGGGTACATTTGTAAAAATTTATTTATTGAAGATATAAATTCAGCTTTTGTTAAAGATTTTTTAGACTTTGGAAGAAAAGAACTATACAGTGATAGCACCCTGTTTAGAACCATATATTTTGTAAGAACTATACTTAATTACTTGGAAAAGCGAGGGATTCGGACATACGTATATGAGCTAGAGTTGCCCAAAGAAAAGAAAGTACAAAAATTAGTTACCCTTTCAGAGGATGAACTCATCAGAATCAAGAGAATGATAGTTCCTGAAAATTTAAAGGCCGCAAGAGACTGGCTCATAATTAGTTGTTATACAGGACAAAGAATATCTGACTTTATGACGTTCAATTCAGATATGTTTGAATTGATCGAAGACATTCAATGTATTGCATTTGTGCAACAGAAAACCAGTAAAAATGTATTATTGCCATTACACCCAGCTATACAAACCATAATAACTAAATATGAGGGGCGATTTCCTCCCAAAATTTCCTTTAATACTTACAATAAAAAAATTAAGGAAATTGTCAAGTTAGCTGGAATAATCAAACTTGTTAAAGCCAGAAAGCGGAAGGGTTTTCGTGTTTGTGAATCCTATATTCCAAAGTGGGAGGTTGTATCTAGTCATATAGGAAGGAGAAGTTTTGCTTCCAATTTTTATGGTAAGATTCCCACTGCATTGCTTATGGAAACAACAGGGCATTCATCCGAGCAAATGTTTCATCATTATGTTAATCAGGTGGATTATGAGAGAACCAAATTTTTAAGCTCTTATTTTGATGAAGCCTACAAAAGAAAATTTTTAGTAACTTAA
- a CDS encoding response regulator encodes MDSKCKILLVDDHQIILDSLALLLNTMSSVLLVGSITDGRQVLNFLANNEVDLIICDFHIPFVNGLELTLQVRRQHPRIKVLLLTMSEEAHHIRQAIKLGVSGYILKKSGRQELEKAIDTIMSGKKYFSQAVIEELAADDDEDYNNHHPSTIQHLTEREIEVLRLISLEYSSNEIAEKLFISLSTVETHRRNLFQKVNVKNVIGLVKFAIQNGLVD; translated from the coding sequence ATGGATTCTAAATGCAAAATATTGCTTGTTGATGATCATCAGATTATACTTGATAGTTTAGCCTTATTGTTAAATACAATGAGTTCTGTCTTACTAGTGGGTAGTATCACTGACGGCAGGCAAGTACTGAATTTTCTGGCAAACAATGAAGTAGATTTGATTATCTGTGACTTTCATATACCATTTGTAAATGGCTTAGAATTGACCTTACAAGTGAGACGGCAACACCCGCGTATCAAAGTACTTTTACTTACGATGTCAGAAGAGGCCCATCATATTAGACAGGCCATAAAACTAGGTGTAAGTGGTTATATTCTAAAAAAATCAGGACGACAGGAGCTTGAAAAAGCAATTGATACCATTATGTCTGGAAAAAAATATTTTAGCCAAGCCGTCATTGAAGAATTAGCTGCTGATGATGACGAAGATTATAATAACCATCATCCAAGCACAATACAACATTTGACAGAGCGAGAAATAGAGGTACTACGTCTGATTTCGCTGGAATATTCTAGCAACGAAATAGCCGAAAAACTTTTTATCAGTTTATCCACTGTTGAAACACATCGAAGAAATTTATTTCAGAAAGTGAATGTAAAAAATGTGATTGGGCTTGTAAAGTTTGCCATTCAAAACGGGTTGGTTGACTAA
- a CDS encoding DoxX family protein — MKKDKVIFWSATIVIALLEGVMPALTSHTELAKQGIRQLGYPDYFGTTLVVCKIVGVLALTIPQIPPRVKEWAYAGFVFNFVFATVSHLSVNGVNALSFFPLVILGILAVSYIYYHKLSIAKNR, encoded by the coding sequence ATGAAAAAGGATAAAGTTATATTTTGGTCGGCCACTATCGTGATTGCGTTATTGGAGGGTGTTATGCCAGCATTGACCTCACATACCGAATTAGCTAAACAAGGCATAAGGCAATTAGGATACCCCGATTATTTTGGGACTACTCTGGTTGTTTGTAAAATAGTAGGGGTACTAGCCCTTACCATTCCCCAAATACCCCCAAGGGTCAAAGAATGGGCGTATGCAGGGTTTGTATTCAATTTTGTTTTTGCTACTGTTAGCCACCTCAGTGTAAATGGTGTCAATGCACTATCATTTTTTCCTTTAGTAATTTTGGGAATCTTGGCTGTGTCGTATATTTACTATCATAAGTTATCAATAGCAAAAAATAGATAA
- a CDS encoding tetratricopeptide repeat-containing sensor histidine kinase, with the protein MEKQKNGYVKDTSLAVAYASIARIFVDESADSLMYYQRKAEKLAQKTQYPKAIGLVEVCKGVYYREQGYYDEAIKSFNNALLIWNNNDVSEKAHTYIGMGTVYTYANQYDKAIEYHKKSLALFRSINDLTGIVDNLANIGNAYLENGFPAKALPYFKSLEKRYRSLQQKDIEDIAGHKCVNYINLCTTYLRLNDYVNAISYEDSVFYYCRITNGIAEKQYILTEFSEYFIRVGKLTEALQTLRTSDTLTDLLMSEEKKAKTQYLKYKIFKGLTIADSALYYYEKYSQLNEKFKKEEALEEIRFEVDAKTKKIEELNFNSQRQKQLGLSVLSMILIISLIYFYFINQKLRKKNKAITEALLRGQTIERKRVAADLHDTLGSTMSSLIWTLDSINTKKLHQQELEIFETLKKMLTNAYDEIRLLAHNLLPEELEQKGLVSALRYFVRKINQNSTIKFELESKGEFNNMDKKMEFELYSICLELVNNIIKHSKASRASVLLLKDSKQIILKIEDNGIGITQTNSEGRGLKNVKNRAESLGGSLKFLGISPHGTLSEIRIPITK; encoded by the coding sequence TTGGAAAAACAGAAAAATGGATATGTAAAAGACACTAGTTTGGCTGTTGCTTATGCAAGTATTGCTCGGATATTTGTAGATGAAAGTGCTGATAGCCTCATGTATTATCAGCGAAAAGCAGAAAAATTAGCACAGAAAACCCAATACCCTAAAGCAATCGGTCTTGTAGAGGTCTGTAAAGGTGTATATTACCGAGAACAAGGCTATTATGACGAGGCTATAAAATCGTTTAATAATGCCCTACTTATTTGGAACAACAATGATGTGTCGGAAAAAGCCCATACCTATATTGGTATGGGTACTGTATATACCTATGCAAATCAATACGATAAGGCAATCGAATATCACAAAAAATCATTGGCCTTATTTCGGTCTATTAATGATTTAACAGGTATTGTTGATAACCTTGCCAATATAGGTAATGCCTATCTTGAGAACGGTTTTCCCGCTAAGGCACTTCCTTATTTTAAATCATTAGAAAAGCGATATAGAAGCCTTCAACAGAAAGATATTGAGGATATTGCGGGACATAAATGTGTTAATTATATTAACTTATGCACGACGTATTTACGACTCAACGATTACGTAAACGCAATATCTTATGAAGATAGTGTTTTCTATTATTGTAGAATCACTAATGGAATAGCCGAAAAGCAATACATACTTACAGAGTTCTCTGAATACTTTATTAGAGTAGGAAAATTGACCGAAGCTTTACAAACATTACGTACATCAGATACGCTCACCGATTTATTAATGTCGGAGGAAAAAAAAGCTAAAACCCAATACTTAAAGTATAAAATTTTCAAGGGACTTACCATAGCAGATTCGGCTTTGTATTATTACGAAAAGTACAGTCAACTGAACGAAAAATTCAAAAAGGAGGAGGCCCTAGAGGAAATACGATTTGAAGTAGATGCCAAAACCAAAAAAATCGAAGAACTCAATTTTAATAGTCAAAGACAAAAACAGCTTGGCCTGTCTGTCTTGTCTATGATTTTGATTATTTCATTAATTTATTTCTACTTCATTAATCAAAAGTTACGGAAGAAAAACAAGGCCATAACAGAAGCATTATTACGTGGACAAACAATAGAACGTAAGCGTGTGGCAGCAGACTTACACGACACCTTGGGCTCTACGATGTCCTCCCTTATCTGGACACTCGATTCTATCAATACCAAAAAGCTCCATCAGCAAGAATTAGAAATTTTTGAGACGTTAAAGAAAATGCTAACAAATGCCTACGATGAAATACGTTTGCTCGCTCACAATCTGCTCCCCGAAGAACTAGAACAAAAAGGACTGGTCTCTGCTTTACGATATTTTGTTCGGAAGATTAATCAAAATTCAACGATTAAGTTTGAGCTGGAGTCTAAGGGTGAGTTTAATAATATGGACAAGAAAATGGAGTTTGAGCTTTATAGTATTTGTCTCGAATTGGTCAATAATATAATAAAACACTCTAAAGCGAGTCGTGCTTCAGTTCTATTATTGAAGGACTCTAAGCAAATTATACTCAAAATTGAAGACAATGGAATAGGTATTACTCAAACCAATAGCGAGGGACGAGGATTAAAAAATGTAAAAAATCGAGCCGAAAGCCTAGGGGGCAGTTTGAAGTTTTTAGGGATTAGTCCGCACGGCACACTAAGTGAAATACGGATTCCGATAACTAAATAG
- a CDS encoding nuclear transport factor 2 family protein: MENTIVKESFKELTRKGTCVEFFSAYQEHEYSRMLTLFAPDATIEFSPLGDGGKGTVAELGKTLWMALMDCFPDIDNTIDTFETVDNTIVCKVNIFGTQAKDFAGIVSKGLKFENDHIFIFQFDDDDNVSSLTVDWDHDSFCQQLS; this comes from the coding sequence ATGGAAAATACAATAGTGAAAGAAAGCTTCAAAGAGCTAACACGAAAAGGAACTTGCGTTGAGTTTTTTTCGGCCTATCAAGAACATGAATATTCAAGAATGCTCACACTTTTCGCACCTGATGCCACTATCGAATTTAGTCCGTTGGGAGATGGAGGAAAAGGGACAGTAGCTGAGCTGGGTAAAACACTTTGGATGGCATTAATGGACTGTTTTCCCGACATAGATAATACAATAGACACATTTGAGACAGTGGATAATACGATTGTTTGTAAGGTCAATATTTTTGGAACACAAGCCAAAGATTTTGCAGGAATTGTATCGAAAGGCTTGAAATTTGAAAATGACCATATCTTTATCTTCCAATTTGATGATGACGATAACGTTTCAAGCCTGACAGTTGACTGGGATCATGATAGTTTCTGCCAACAACTATCCTAA
- a CDS encoding TetR/AcrR family transcriptional regulator produces the protein MPRQKNFDYDTKLIEARDLFWEKGYNATSLNDLVDTLKINRSSLYLTYGDKHELFLKCLNSYLQLKEKEYKDATNSSEDPIEAIRNVINAVLDVILHDTKTCMFVNSTFELARIDKDVKRMLSKQTLIAVKLVEDLLKKAQENGQLSANTNPKTMAFYMITNVVSIWQTQILFSNETLTRQMADILLNTIVK, from the coding sequence ATGCCAAGACAAAAGAATTTCGACTACGACACTAAGCTCATTGAAGCCCGTGACCTTTTCTGGGAAAAGGGGTATAATGCTACGTCTCTCAACGACTTGGTAGATACGCTAAAGATTAACCGAAGCAGCCTTTATCTTACTTATGGCGACAAACATGAGCTTTTTTTGAAGTGTTTAAATAGCTATTTACAACTCAAAGAAAAAGAATACAAAGATGCCACTAATAGTAGCGAAGACCCAATAGAGGCCATCAGAAATGTTATTAATGCGGTACTCGATGTTATTTTGCACGATACCAAAACCTGTATGTTTGTCAATTCTACATTTGAGTTGGCACGTATAGACAAGGATGTGAAAAGAATGCTGAGCAAACAAACATTAATAGCCGTAAAATTGGTTGAAGACCTTCTAAAAAAGGCTCAGGAAAATGGACAATTGAGTGCCAATACAAACCCTAAAACTATGGCTTTTTATATGATAACAAATGTGGTCTCGATTTGGCAAACACAGATTTTGTTTAGCAATGAAACACTTACTCGCCAAATGGCAGATATTTTATTGAATACCATAGTAAAATAA
- a CDS encoding LamG domain-containing protein, translating into MKKLVLLLLSIYSASILAQNTPTSPQIGSIKQIYCEGDSVVLTSNVRKSPNTRLYWVKDTFWQPDLRDSSIAVIINATSQNSGNYQLVVQNLSDSSMAISGYLEINVHSKPSIVPPAYTIGGGLTSPGLVEMQLGYSSPWTVEWYAPNGTYLGTGNAKSYSVDASMHNQHGALYFTYRLRNDNGCLSHNYGLVGWSVGPNPPPMLYTSTSHSNCFGTTVRFDYIGGCTNGRIEWYTDWNKPPVPAPSVSIRAGFRVSDELSGYWVVCNRNGVLSTPTWLRDLTISTYEAPSGMTVINEITIRPKESALLEASGCSLTGGENNLHWFDGRYGKELGIGRTYLTPPLTKTKIYYVACASPCGDTYLPIKVNVIPEPVRNLNLTLNGNAGNVTAYFGTPAVGTGHIEIEYSVDGGQSFRNISELSASNQSEIPTTDTSVVINGVLGGQRYCFRVKSIGVSNSSYSGNACIAIPCSSVFQINDNQPIVYFCTGSSVTLTTTNCFGTVTWSNGLSGKQLVASVAGAYSATCTSSGCSPQNATINVVQVAKPTLTITNPVPVDVPATIDLTNPAIISGSLLPPRTVISYLDDSLRVLPSPTSLTSSGTYYIRATSTSCPIETKPVIVTISHCYTPLVLNSTSNFSTGSKVKQSNYSIAASNIISGTANITYKSQQTILLTPETNGGFTAYQGTVFNAEIGGCAENGLVAHYPFDGNTNDVSNNNRHAQDNNATLVPDRLNRQNKAYSFNGNDQSIGLGDWFNYNNFTIMMWVNPADIQQNTYADIMDNNHAYNTSWVIQQDANSTNNYYAGISGNTASVPPFSLLANQWQHLAIVKATERIRIYINGNIVADSPYGGNPDYTLGVYLRLGAHAQKIRFWNGKLDDVKFYDRPLTVNEIQGIFRFNN; encoded by the coding sequence ATGAAAAAACTCGTTCTTTTATTATTATCTATCTACTCGGCCTCTATATTGGCACAGAATACTCCTACTAGTCCTCAGATAGGGAGTATCAAACAAATTTATTGCGAAGGAGATTCTGTCGTACTTACCAGTAATGTTCGTAAGTCACCCAATACAAGGCTATATTGGGTGAAGGATACATTCTGGCAGCCCGATTTGCGAGATAGTTCTATTGCGGTAATTATCAATGCTACCTCCCAAAATTCTGGCAACTATCAGCTTGTGGTACAAAATCTGTCAGACAGCTCAATGGCCATTTCGGGGTACTTAGAAATAAATGTGCATTCAAAACCTTCTATAGTACCACCAGCTTATACCATAGGAGGAGGATTAACGTCACCAGGCCTAGTGGAAATGCAACTTGGCTATTCGTCGCCTTGGACTGTAGAATGGTATGCCCCTAATGGAACGTATTTAGGAACTGGTAATGCAAAAAGTTATTCGGTTGACGCTTCCATGCACAATCAACATGGTGCTTTATATTTTACCTACAGATTACGTAATGATAATGGATGTCTTAGCCATAATTATGGACTGGTAGGCTGGTCGGTTGGTCCTAATCCCCCCCCAATGCTTTATACAAGTACAAGCCATTCTAATTGTTTTGGGACTACTGTACGTTTTGATTATATTGGAGGTTGTACTAATGGAAGAATTGAGTGGTATACAGATTGGAACAAACCACCCGTTCCTGCTCCTTCTGTTTCTATTAGAGCAGGTTTCCGAGTAAGTGACGAATTAAGTGGATATTGGGTTGTGTGTAATCGAAATGGTGTACTAAGTACCCCCACATGGTTAAGGGATCTTACGATTTCTACTTACGAAGCACCTTCGGGCATGACTGTTATCAATGAAATAACGATTAGGCCTAAAGAATCTGCTTTGTTAGAGGCATCTGGCTGTAGCCTTACTGGAGGAGAAAATAATTTACATTGGTTCGATGGTAGATATGGAAAAGAACTGGGAATAGGTAGGACGTATTTGACTCCCCCACTAACCAAAACAAAAATATATTATGTAGCATGTGCGAGCCCATGTGGAGATACTTATTTACCAATAAAAGTGAATGTAATTCCCGAACCAGTTAGAAACTTGAATTTAACTTTGAACGGTAATGCTGGAAATGTAACGGCGTATTTTGGCACACCCGCCGTGGGAACTGGTCATATAGAGATAGAATATTCAGTGGACGGCGGACAATCGTTCAGAAATATATCAGAACTGAGTGCTAGTAATCAAAGTGAGATACCCACAACAGATACATCTGTTGTTATAAATGGAGTACTTGGAGGCCAGCGGTATTGTTTTAGAGTGAAAAGCATTGGTGTTAGTAACTCATCTTACTCGGGTAACGCTTGTATCGCCATTCCATGTAGTAGTGTTTTTCAAATAAATGATAATCAACCAATTGTCTATTTTTGTACGGGAAGCTCAGTTACACTCACTACAACCAACTGCTTCGGTACGGTTACATGGTCTAATGGCCTGAGTGGAAAACAGCTTGTAGCTAGTGTAGCAGGAGCTTATTCAGCTACTTGCACGTCTTCTGGTTGTAGTCCCCAAAATGCCACTATAAATGTAGTACAAGTGGCGAAACCTACCTTAACGATTACCAATCCAGTACCCGTTGATGTTCCCGCAACAATTGATTTAACCAACCCCGCAATAATTAGTGGAAGCTTGTTGCCACCAAGGACAGTCATTAGTTATTTGGACGATAGCCTGCGGGTATTACCGTCGCCAACGAGTCTTACCAGTTCTGGCACTTATTATATCAGAGCTACCTCGACAAGTTGCCCAATTGAAACCAAGCCCGTTATCGTAACCATTAGCCATTGTTACACACCACTGGTTTTAAATTCAACGAGTAATTTTTCGACGGGTAGTAAAGTAAAGCAAAGCAATTACAGTATTGCTGCTTCAAATATAATTTCTGGAACAGCCAATATTACTTACAAAAGCCAACAAACTATCTTGCTTACGCCAGAAACTAACGGTGGTTTTACTGCCTACCAAGGTACTGTATTTAACGCCGAAATTGGAGGATGTGCAGAGAATGGACTGGTTGCTCATTATCCTTTTGATGGCAACACAAATGATGTGTCTAACAACAATAGACATGCACAAGATAATAATGCTACTCTTGTACCAGATAGGCTTAACCGCCAAAACAAGGCCTATTCTTTTAATGGTAATGATCAAAGTATTGGGCTTGGTGATTGGTTCAATTATAATAATTTCACGATTATGATGTGGGTTAACCCTGCTGATATTCAACAAAATACTTATGCCGACATCATGGATAACAATCATGCTTACAATACGAGTTGGGTGATTCAGCAGGATGCCAATTCAACCAATAATTATTATGCTGGCATTTCAGGTAATACAGCGAGTGTCCCTCCTTTTTCTTTACTAGCAAATCAGTGGCAACACTTGGCTATTGTGAAGGCTACTGAGCGTATCCGTATCTATATCAATGGCAACATAGTGGCCGATTCTCCTTATGGCGGTAATCCAGACTATACATTGGGGGTGTATCTCCGTTTAGGAGCCCATGCTCAAAAAATAAGATTCTGGAATGGTAAATTGGATGATGTCAAGTTTTACGATAGGCCACTGACAGTCAACGAAATACAGGGAATTTTCAGATTTAACAACTAA
- a CDS encoding helix-turn-helix domain-containing protein, translating to MLYYKKINPPNHLRPFVECFYVWEMMLDSSESVIVESPPSSYASVVFNYKTVYEVASANKSFLPISQSFITGQASKNYFLKISQSIGLVGIVFRPAALATLFKLEMYEFTDERYDVRAVLGKEIDTLQHQIEDARSLEERISYLIQFLNKRLLSGTCSPDRTDYAANLIIAKRGIININSLMDDLYVSKRQFERQFLTKVGVSPKYYARLRRVGYVCSVLATQKWNISDWHDLVFQMGYYDQAHFIKDFTSFTGKTPSVYLKRNVELAKYLSEIS from the coding sequence ATGTTGTATTATAAAAAGATAAATCCTCCTAATCATCTTCGACCGTTCGTTGAGTGTTTCTACGTCTGGGAGATGATGTTAGATTCTTCAGAATCTGTTATAGTAGAATCCCCTCCTAGTAGTTATGCTTCGGTTGTATTTAATTACAAGACGGTTTATGAAGTAGCATCTGCTAATAAGAGTTTTCTGCCAATATCTCAATCTTTTATTACTGGACAAGCTTCTAAAAATTACTTTTTAAAAATCAGTCAGTCTATTGGATTAGTTGGTATTGTATTTCGACCTGCAGCACTTGCTACACTTTTTAAGTTAGAAATGTATGAATTTACCGATGAACGCTACGATGTAAGGGCGGTTCTAGGCAAAGAAATAGATACCTTGCAACATCAAATTGAAGATGCTCGAAGTCTTGAAGAGCGGATTAGTTATTTAATACAATTTCTTAACAAAAGGCTTCTGAGTGGTACTTGTAGCCCAGACCGAACAGATTACGCCGCCAATTTGATTATAGCAAAAAGAGGTATTATCAATATCAACAGCTTAATGGATGATTTATATGTATCAAAAAGGCAGTTTGAGCGTCAGTTTTTAACTAAAGTAGGGGTTAGCCCAAAATACTATGCCCGTTTACGTAGAGTTGGGTACGTATGTAGCGTATTGGCAACTCAAAAATGGAATATTAGTGATTGGCACGATTTAGTTTTTCAGATGGGCTATTACGACCAAGCTCATTTTATCAAAGATTTTACCTCATTTACTGGTAAAACGCCTTCTGTGTACTTAAAAAGAAACGTTGAATTAGCTAAATACCTCTCCGAAATTAGCTAA
- a CDS encoding SRPBCC domain-containing protein, with amino-acid sequence MKKAFLFNFDVDKQNNQIKVERSFNAPIDLVWAAWTDAQILDQWWAPQPWVAKTKSMDFREGGHWLYAMVGPENEEHWARVDYIKIVPEKFFSGYDGFGDADGNLNPTLPRNKWENSFVEQGQQTTVNILLMFDTLDDLETIISMGFKEGFEAGLKNLDRYIASQFYLRKQNKPNNRARVSTYLNFPGNTEDAFLFYKSVFKTEFINGIRRFDDIPADPNQPPMAESVKKMVLHVELPILGGHILMGTDAPKEFGMTVSKGNNIYINLEPESREEAKRLFDELSADGSIQMPLQDMFWGAYYGSFTDKFGISWMIHFQNKE; translated from the coding sequence ATGAAAAAAGCCTTTTTATTCAACTTCGATGTTGATAAACAAAACAATCAAATCAAAGTAGAACGGTCTTTCAATGCACCTATCGATTTGGTATGGGCGGCTTGGACCGATGCCCAAATCCTTGACCAATGGTGGGCTCCACAACCTTGGGTAGCCAAAACCAAATCTATGGACTTCAGAGAAGGGGGGCATTGGTTATATGCTATGGTTGGCCCCGAAAATGAAGAGCATTGGGCAAGGGTAGATTATATCAAGATAGTACCAGAAAAGTTTTTTTCGGGGTACGACGGCTTTGGCGATGCCGATGGAAATCTTAATCCTACACTTCCTAGAAACAAATGGGAAAACAGTTTTGTTGAGCAAGGACAACAAACAACGGTAAATATCTTGCTGATGTTCGATACTTTGGATGACCTAGAAACAATCATTTCGATGGGCTTCAAAGAAGGTTTTGAGGCAGGACTCAAAAATCTTGACCGATATATTGCCTCTCAGTTTTATCTCAGAAAACAGAACAAACCCAACAACAGGGCAAGAGTTTCGACTTACTTAAACTTTCCAGGGAATACAGAAGATGCCTTTCTTTTTTATAAGTCTGTATTTAAAACAGAATTCATCAATGGAATTCGTCGCTTTGACGATATTCCTGCAGACCCTAACCAACCGCCAATGGCAGAATCTGTTAAAAAGATGGTATTGCATGTTGAATTGCCGATTCTTGGTGGACATATATTGATGGGTACAGATGCCCCCAAAGAATTTGGAATGACAGTGAGCAAAGGAAACAATATTTATATCAACCTAGAGCCTGAATCAAGAGAAGAAGCAAAAAGACTCTTTGATGAACTTTCGGCCGATGGGAGTATCCAAATGCCCTTGCAAGATATGTTTTGGGGAGCATATTATGGGAGCTTCACAGACAAGTTTGGTATTAGTTGGATGATACATTTCCAAAATAAAGAATAA